The proteins below are encoded in one region of uncultured Eubacteriales bacterium:
- a CDS encoding hypothetical protein (Evidence 5 : No homology to any previously reported sequences): MDTGMRSGRYGLIAGLSEYGGAYFEQHPEAFNALVNGKTSWNGNMQGLRSGDDGLLGLPQGFNSGSNTSGMPILPGPVEVKDDWETAIEEAVAEQAVMDPENVDISGENGIVIGRGIGGTNGWFARPGLDTIKDRWVVDGDIGIEESWAILNPNEIRFSQGSVSGADAITANMGAIGWQGEPIDVVKMPDGKLTSVDNTRVASAKQAGIDVHANIHGYNDLLTPEQMSRFATKKGIPTTWGEAIRLRIGKQNSAFRNNFPSGSFDLPRFK; the protein is encoded by the coding sequence CGTATTTCGAGCAGCACCCGGAGGCATTTAACGCCCTGGTCAACGGGAAAACCAGCTGGAACGGCAATATGCAGGGTTTGCGTTCCGGGGACGACGGTCTGCTTGGACTGCCACAGGGCTTTAACAGCGGGTCAAATACAAGCGGTATGCCCATACTGCCCGGACCAGTGGAGGTCAAGGACGACTGGGAGACCGCCATCGAGGAGGCCGTGGCAGAGCAGGCAGTAATGGACCCAGAGAATGTTGATATTTCTGGGGAAAATGGTATAGTTATTGGCAGAGGCATTGGAGGAACAAATGGCTGGTTTGCGCGGCCTGGTCTGGACACCATCAAAGATAGATGGGTTGTAGACGGCGATATTGGGATTGAGGAATCCTGGGCGATTCTTAATCCCAATGAAATTCGGTTTAGCCAAGGTTCTGTCAGTGGTGCCGACGCAATCACTGCAAACATGGGAGCAATTGGCTGGCAAGGGGAACCAATTGATGTCGTGAAAATGCCTGATGGCAAACTAACATCAGTGGATAACACACGGGTTGCCTCGGCAAAGCAAGCTGGAATTGACGTTCATGCGAATATCCATGGGTATAATGACTTACTTACGCCAGAGCAAATGAGCAGATTTGCCACGAAAAAGGGTATTCCGACGACATGGGGAGAAGCAATCAGATTGCGGATCGGCAAGCAAAATTCTGCCTTCAGAAATAACTTCCCTTCCGGTTCGTTCGATTTGCCTAGATTCAAGTAA
- a CDS encoding conserved hypothetical protein (Evidence 4 : Homologs of previously reported genes of unknown function), translated as MLEELLALEQAFDGFTYPAAFLKAVELNLTDFDIWYIMDEKQVMLRIDGLRKRYPQRHLIPFARREDNDDVACFEIGKGNRVYTIHDYANEGWEHRKELPDFWVWLEGVVKDMIAYEREEEQGDS; from the coding sequence ATGTTAGAGGAATTATTGGCACTTGAGCAGGCATTTGATGGATTTACATACCCTGCGGCCTTTTTAAAAGCAGTTGAGCTCAATCTGACTGACTTTGATATATGGTATATTATGGATGAAAAGCAAGTCATGCTGCGTATAGATGGGCTGAGAAAACGATATCCCCAAAGGCACCTCATACCATTTGCTCGCCGAGAAGACAACGATGATGTTGCCTGCTTTGAAATAGGCAAAGGAAACAGAGTGTATACCATTCACGACTATGCAAATGAGGGGTGGGAGCATCGGAAGGAACTGCCAGATTTCTGGGTTTGGTTGGAGGGCGTTGTAAAAGATATGATTGCTTATGAACGGGAGGAGGAGCAAGGTGATTCCTGA
- the kptA gene encoding putative RNA 2'-phosphotransferase (Evidence 3 : Function proposed based on presence of conserved amino acid motif, structural feature or limited homology), protein MNGRRSKVIPEYAELSKEISYALRHAPEEYGLTLDEQGWALVEDLINALRKRERYSALILQDIVDMIRDSEKKRHEIAGDRIRALYGHSTEEKIKKTAVEPPEVLYHGTAHRFLQEIFKQGLISKGRQYVHVSQDKETAIAVGERRDTNPVILRIDAIAAWKDGIKFYHGNETIWLADNIPPIYISLV, encoded by the coding sequence ATGAACGGGAGGAGGAGCAAGGTGATTCCTGAATATGCTGAACTCAGCAAGGAAATCTCATATGCTCTCCGCCATGCGCCAGAGGAATACGGCCTGACGCTTGATGAACAAGGCTGGGCTTTGGTGGAAGACCTCATCAACGCCTTGAGAAAACGGGAGAGATATTCTGCGTTGATACTTCAGGATATCGTTGATATGATACGAGATTCTGAAAAAAAGAGGCACGAAATTGCTGGTGATCGGATACGGGCCCTGTACGGCCATTCTACAGAGGAAAAGATTAAGAAAACTGCCGTTGAGCCGCCGGAGGTTCTATACCATGGGACTGCCCACAGGTTTTTACAAGAAATATTTAAGCAAGGGCTTATTTCCAAGGGCAGACAATATGTGCACGTCTCGCAAGATAAGGAAACGGCAATTGCTGTTGGAGAACGAAGAGACACTAATCCCGTTATTCTGCGTATTGATGCGATAGCGGCTTGGAAAGATGGAATAAAATTCTATCACGGCAATGAAACGATATGGTTGGCAGACAATATTCCGCCTATATATATTAGCCTTGTTTGA
- a CDS encoding conserved hypothetical protein (Evidence 4 : Homologs of previously reported genes of unknown function) yields MVNEDKYYKGFEGEPQIVFQTQPDGMKLVVWNGYFETLLERMLDQGIPPQGILGTFVKRSGWYDKSPWEIKDINAAVQQFKMVRVEQLRDAHALELTADLPGLLEQLIAFLEETVSKKQRVFLEYE; encoded by the coding sequence ATGGTGAACGAGGATAAATACTACAAAGGTTTTGAGGGTGAGCCACAGATAGTTTTTCAAACACAGCCGGATGGTATGAAATTGGTTGTTTGGAATGGATACTTTGAGACGTTACTTGAGCGAATGCTTGACCAGGGCATACCTCCGCAAGGAATACTGGGTACTTTTGTGAAGCGGTCAGGATGGTATGATAAAAGTCCATGGGAAATAAAAGATATCAATGCTGCTGTACAGCAGTTCAAGATGGTTCGGGTAGAGCAGCTAAGAGATGCACATGCGTTGGAGCTGACAGCAGATTTGCCGGGGCTACTTGAGCAGTTAATTGCCTTTCTGGAAGAAACGGTATCAAAAAAGCAGCGTGTTTTTTTGGAATATGAGTAG
- a CDS encoding exported hypothetical protein (Evidence 5 : No homology to any previously reported sequences), whose protein sequence is MLEVLMVLTVLNTALAAAALTVGVLGGRRDRRAGDAPPDREDDEAEEKRPFKLSDAKLQEGINNLMGYEVGGKRGDEE, encoded by the coding sequence ATGCTGGAAGTTTTGATGGTTTTGACCGTGCTGAACACGGCCCTGGCTGCCGCCGCGCTGACGGTTGGCGTGCTGGGGGGGAGAAGGGACAGGCGCGCCGGGGACGCCCCGCCGGACAGGGAAGACGATGAGGCCGAGGAGAAGAGGCCCTTCAAACTCTCCGACGCCAAGCTGCAGGAGGGGATCAACAACCTGATGGGCTACGAGGTGGGCGGCAAGCGGGGTGACGAGGAATGA
- a CDS encoding conserved hypothetical protein (Evidence 4 : Homologs of previously reported genes of unknown function): MNVTPQKIWTEYNKGLDFKSQLDLYETVKNNENFYIGRQWEGVQSNGLPTPVFNFIKRIILFLVASTAADNIKLAASPMGCTGQFNGVETEKLCSVVNDQFEVLFERNKMGKLIRDFMRNAAVDGDGCLYCWFDPEEETGQDAKGNIRVELLENTRVFFGNPNSPDVQGQPYLIISRRELVGDAREEAERNGESAEEIQSDTDDASDRFDAMTDGKVTTLTKFWRDKETGTVWCARTAKNTWVRRPWDTGQKRYPISWLNWDYVPGCYHGQAAVTGLIPNQVFVNKLFAMTMISLMTTAYPKVVYDKTRIAKWDSRVGAAIGVNGGDVGNVARTIDPATISPQVSQFIQQAIGLTKEFMGATDAALGNVRPDNTSAIIALQKASSVPMELTKQNLFQCIEDMGNIWLDLMRVYYGERYVEKQGAAELFDFSVLEEVPLSLKLDVGGSAYWSEIAQMNTLDNLLTQGKISVIDYLERVPNGYISNQQELIETLKEREAAKQAPQMPQQAPQIPQGGASPSMGSPGPNPLAALAAGQNLGNLH; encoded by the coding sequence ATGAACGTGACGCCGCAGAAAATCTGGACTGAGTACAATAAGGGCCTCGACTTCAAGAGCCAGCTCGACCTGTACGAGACCGTGAAGAACAACGAGAACTTCTACATCGGCAGGCAGTGGGAGGGCGTGCAGTCGAACGGCCTGCCCACGCCGGTATTCAACTTCATCAAGCGCATCATCCTCTTCCTGGTGGCCTCCACCGCCGCCGACAACATCAAGCTGGCGGCGTCCCCCATGGGGTGCACGGGGCAGTTTAACGGGGTGGAGACCGAAAAGCTCTGCTCGGTGGTCAACGACCAGTTTGAGGTGCTCTTCGAGCGCAACAAGATGGGCAAGCTCATCCGGGACTTTATGCGCAACGCCGCCGTGGATGGCGACGGGTGCCTCTACTGCTGGTTCGACCCGGAGGAGGAGACCGGCCAGGACGCGAAGGGGAACATTCGGGTGGAGCTTTTGGAGAACACGCGGGTCTTCTTCGGGAATCCCAACAGCCCCGACGTGCAGGGCCAGCCCTACCTCATCATCTCCCGCCGGGAGCTGGTGGGGGACGCAAGGGAGGAGGCCGAGCGGAACGGCGAGAGCGCAGAGGAAATTCAGAGCGACACGGACGACGCATCCGACCGCTTTGACGCCATGACAGACGGCAAGGTGACCACCCTCACCAAGTTCTGGAGGGACAAGGAGACCGGGACCGTCTGGTGTGCCAGGACGGCCAAGAACACCTGGGTGCGCCGCCCCTGGGACACCGGGCAGAAACGCTACCCCATCAGCTGGCTGAACTGGGACTATGTGCCCGGCTGCTACCACGGCCAGGCCGCCGTGACGGGGCTGATCCCCAACCAGGTGTTTGTGAACAAGCTTTTCGCCATGACCATGATCAGCCTAATGACCACCGCCTATCCCAAGGTGGTGTATGACAAGACCCGCATCGCCAAGTGGGACTCCCGGGTGGGGGCCGCCATCGGCGTGAACGGCGGCGACGTGGGAAACGTGGCCCGGACCATCGACCCGGCCACCATCTCCCCCCAGGTGAGCCAGTTTATCCAGCAGGCCATCGGCCTCACGAAGGAGTTTATGGGAGCTACCGACGCGGCCCTAGGCAACGTGCGCCCGGACAACACCAGCGCTATCATCGCGCTGCAGAAGGCGTCCAGCGTGCCCATGGAGCTCACCAAGCAAAACCTCTTCCAGTGCATCGAGGACATGGGGAACATCTGGCTCGACCTGATGCGGGTGTACTACGGGGAGCGGTATGTGGAGAAACAGGGCGCCGCGGAGCTGTTTGATTTCTCGGTGCTGGAGGAGGTGCCGCTCTCCCTCAAGCTGGACGTGGGCGGCAGCGCGTACTGGAGCGAGATAGCCCAGATGAACACGCTCGATAATCTCCTCACACAGGGGAAGATTTCCGTCATCGACTACCTGGAGCGGGTGCCCAACGGGTACATCTCCAACCAGCAGGAGCTCATCGAGACGCTCAAGGAGCGGGAGGCGGCCAAGCAGGCGCCGCAGATGCCGCAGCAGGCACCGCAGATACCGCAGGGCGGGGCCAGCCCCTCTATGGGGAGCCCCGGCCCGAACCCCCTCGCCGCGCTGGCGGCGGGACAAAATTTAGGCAATCTTCACTAG
- a CDS encoding hypothetical protein (Evidence 5 : No homology to any previously reported sequences), with product MDEQENSILTDEEELRAAWEAEGPTEEEPEPETAQEQAGEADGREDDWEEESGPDQGGDAFTLKHLDEVKTVNRDEVVVLAQKGMDYDRIRQERDQLRAHRQEVDPALELVRSFASRSGMDLGGYLDYCRKQELTALGYSERGAATQVAEERRTQARERDMRAFIETYPDVKAETIPAEVWQRVARGDSLSSAYTMYQNRTLEHRLSAERQNQQNRQRTPGGLNHGLVGDRRDEIDKLWYGED from the coding sequence ATGGACGAGCAGGAAAACAGCATTTTGACCGACGAGGAGGAGCTCCGCGCCGCCTGGGAGGCGGAGGGCCCCACCGAGGAGGAGCCGGAGCCCGAGACAGCACAGGAGCAGGCGGGCGAGGCTGACGGCCGGGAGGACGACTGGGAAGAGGAGAGCGGCCCAGACCAGGGCGGCGACGCTTTTACCCTGAAGCACCTGGACGAGGTAAAGACCGTGAACCGGGACGAGGTGGTGGTTCTGGCCCAGAAGGGCATGGACTACGACCGGATCCGGCAGGAGCGGGACCAGTTGCGCGCCCACCGCCAGGAGGTGGACCCGGCGCTGGAGCTGGTGCGCTCCTTCGCAAGCCGCAGCGGCATGGACCTGGGGGGCTATCTCGACTACTGCCGAAAGCAGGAGCTGACGGCCCTCGGGTACAGCGAGCGCGGCGCCGCCACCCAGGTGGCGGAAGAAAGACGCACGCAGGCGAGAGAGCGGGATATGCGCGCCTTCATTGAGACTTACCCCGACGTGAAGGCGGAGACCATTCCGGCAGAGGTGTGGCAGCGGGTCGCCAGAGGTGATAGCCTGAGCTCCGCCTACACCATGTACCAGAACAGGACTCTGGAGCACCGCCTCTCCGCCGAGCGGCAGAACCAGCAAAACCGCCAGCGTACCCCCGGGGGCCTGAATCACGGCCTCGTGGGGGACCGGCGGGATGAGATCGACAAGCTGTGGTATGGGGAGGACTGA
- a CDS encoding conserved hypothetical protein (Evidence 4 : Homologs of previously reported genes of unknown function), with product MAINLTGKFSDKVAERFSMKSLTDAFSGKDYDFSGVKSIKIYSVDSVPVGDYTRSGTARFGNLVELGDTVQEMMMTQDKGFTFSVDAGNNAEQLNIKQVAQRLKRNWDERATPLIDMYRFSRWMNGAGLVSAESAALTKSNIVEKIMNGTAAMSNALVPLTGRTLFIRESVYINVKLASEVVGIDRLGGKSVESGVVGELDGMKIVRVPDSYFPAGVNFLIKYKNATVDPMKLKTLRVQKNPMGIDGDVGECRFLHDSFVLGAKVNGLYMSVEAAKTAANPAIAVAAGKATITCATSGAAIRYTTDGTDPKTSATAADYSAAVDAASGTAVRAYAAKAGLMNSGVTEVIA from the coding sequence ATGGCAATTAATTTGACCGGTAAATTTTCCGACAAGGTGGCCGAGCGCTTTTCCATGAAGAGCCTTACCGACGCCTTTTCCGGCAAGGACTACGATTTCTCCGGCGTGAAGAGCATCAAGATCTACTCGGTGGACAGCGTGCCCGTGGGCGACTACACCCGCTCCGGCACCGCCCGGTTCGGCAATCTCGTGGAGCTGGGCGACACCGTGCAGGAGATGATGATGACCCAGGACAAGGGGTTCACCTTCTCCGTGGACGCGGGCAACAACGCCGAGCAGCTCAACATCAAGCAGGTGGCCCAGCGCCTCAAGCGCAACTGGGACGAGCGGGCCACCCCCCTCATCGACATGTACCGTTTCTCCAGGTGGATGAACGGCGCGGGCCTGGTGAGCGCCGAGAGCGCCGCGCTCACCAAGAGCAACATCGTGGAGAAGATCATGAACGGCACCGCCGCCATGTCGAACGCCCTGGTGCCCCTGACGGGCCGCACCCTCTTTATCCGCGAGAGCGTCTACATCAACGTGAAGCTCGCCAGCGAGGTGGTGGGCATCGACCGCCTGGGCGGCAAGAGCGTGGAGAGCGGCGTGGTGGGCGAGCTGGACGGCATGAAGATCGTCCGGGTGCCCGACAGCTACTTCCCCGCGGGCGTCAACTTCCTCATCAAGTACAAGAACGCCACTGTGGACCCCATGAAGCTCAAGACCCTGCGGGTCCAGAAGAACCCCATGGGCATCGACGGCGACGTGGGCGAGTGCCGCTTCCTGCACGACTCCTTCGTGCTGGGCGCCAAGGTGAACGGCCTTTATATGAGCGTGGAGGCGGCAAAGACGGCTGCTAATCCCGCCATCGCCGTGGCGGCCGGCAAGGCCACCATCACCTGCGCCACCAGCGGCGCGGCCATCAGGTACACCACCGACGGCACCGATCCCAAGACCTCCGCCACCGCCGCGGACTACTCCGCCGCCGTGGACGCGGCCTCCGGCACCGCCGTCCGGGCCTACGCCGCCAAGGCGGGCTTGATGAACTCCGGCGTGACCGAGGTTATTGCGTAA
- a CDS encoding conserved hypothetical protein (Evidence 4 : Homologs of previously reported genes of unknown function): MTTAQQVFELAMHLMDEVNESSGKADTADTKEYKNRALAILNVLRVECYPASDTYAAQPGKRPVCAEIKSFEEAVGLDDGICQGVLPYGLAAHLFLDENPGVASYFQQRYEERLSAAGRGVPAGSESIENLYGGIEFGQFAHW, translated from the coding sequence ATGACAACAGCACAGCAGGTCTTTGAGCTGGCAATGCACCTGATGGACGAGGTGAACGAGAGCAGCGGCAAGGCGGACACCGCGGACACCAAGGAGTACAAAAATCGCGCGCTGGCGATTTTAAACGTCCTGCGGGTGGAGTGCTACCCAGCCTCTGATACCTATGCGGCGCAGCCGGGGAAACGCCCGGTATGCGCGGAGATCAAGAGCTTTGAAGAGGCCGTCGGCCTGGACGACGGGATTTGTCAGGGCGTGCTGCCCTATGGGCTGGCGGCCCATCTTTTCCTGGACGAGAACCCGGGTGTGGCGAGCTATTTTCAGCAGCGGTACGAGGAGCGGCTTTCCGCCGCCGGGCGGGGAGTGCCTGCAGGGAGCGAGAGCATCGAGAATCTGTACGGCGGGATCGAGTTTGGACAGTTTGCGCATTGGTAG
- a CDS encoding conserved hypothetical protein (Evidence 4 : Homologs of previously reported genes of unknown function) has protein sequence MSKVVANDSTKIFQIQKWFGLNENPDGDTGLKMGEAAEMRNFRVTRENHLQIRPGYAPVCDLAAGQPVRGLWCGYVAGVRHLLAACGGHIWDIGADWTATDLGEVNGADVFFFDFSKKVYMLTGQEYYCWDGETPTLQVVEGYVPTVATATVPSGGGTLLENPNLLTGKKRQEFSPDGTGKVFHLVEEEIDEVLSVEGTSIGHTVDKAAGTVTFESAPEKGTNTISITWRKGDGDREKISGMRFAELYNGSSDSRVFLYGNGTNETRYSDIDRVYLPNAEYFPDLNTMAVDSANTPITAMIRHYDRLLVFKTDSAHSAQYGTITSADGRVIPAFYASPLNREIGCGAPGQVKLVENDARTVFGRGVYRWTLTVGASRDERNAQRISERVEATLGEFDLAQTVAFDDEERQEYYLVCGGRALVHNYAANVWYYYDDFPALCMERMDGEVYFGTADGRLMHLSTQYRNDDLTPIDAYWESGAMAFGKDWGRKHSSTMWVSIKPESQAQLTVTAQSNLKSNYARKLVASGLSSFGNVSFSRWSFSTNRKPQVIRVRLKIKKFTYYTLIFESRSTSATATVLGVDMQVRYMGNVK, from the coding sequence ATGTCAAAGGTTGTGGCAAACGACAGCACAAAAATTTTTCAAATACAGAAGTGGTTCGGCCTAAACGAGAACCCTGACGGCGACACCGGGCTCAAAATGGGCGAGGCTGCCGAGATGCGGAATTTCCGCGTGACGCGGGAAAACCACCTTCAGATCCGCCCCGGCTACGCGCCCGTATGCGACCTCGCGGCGGGACAGCCGGTGCGCGGGCTGTGGTGCGGGTACGTGGCGGGGGTACGGCATCTGCTGGCGGCATGCGGCGGACACATCTGGGACATCGGCGCGGATTGGACGGCGACGGATCTCGGGGAAGTCAACGGCGCGGACGTATTCTTCTTTGATTTTTCCAAGAAGGTGTACATGCTCACCGGCCAGGAGTACTACTGCTGGGATGGGGAGACGCCTACACTTCAGGTCGTGGAGGGGTACGTGCCCACCGTGGCCACGGCCACGGTTCCCTCAGGCGGCGGCACGCTGCTGGAGAACCCCAACCTCCTGACCGGGAAGAAGAGACAGGAGTTTTCCCCGGATGGGACCGGAAAAGTGTTTCACCTTGTTGAAGAGGAAATCGACGAGGTACTTTCAGTAGAAGGGACGAGCATTGGGCATACGGTGGATAAGGCAGCCGGGACCGTGACCTTTGAGTCTGCGCCGGAGAAGGGGACAAACACCATTTCTATTACATGGCGGAAGGGGGACGGAGACCGGGAGAAAATTTCGGGGATGCGTTTCGCCGAGCTCTATAACGGCTCCTCGGACAGCCGGGTCTTCCTGTACGGAAACGGGACCAACGAGACGCGGTACAGTGATATCGACCGGGTGTATCTGCCAAACGCCGAGTATTTTCCAGATCTTAATACCATGGCCGTGGACAGCGCAAACACCCCCATCACAGCCATGATACGCCACTATGACCGGCTGCTGGTTTTCAAGACCGACTCGGCTCACTCGGCTCAGTACGGTACAATCACCTCGGCGGACGGGCGTGTGATTCCGGCCTTTTACGCCTCGCCCCTGAACCGGGAAATCGGCTGCGGGGCGCCTGGACAGGTGAAGTTGGTGGAGAACGACGCAAGAACGGTGTTTGGGCGGGGCGTATACCGCTGGACCCTCACTGTGGGTGCAAGCCGGGACGAGCGCAACGCCCAGCGTATCTCGGAGCGAGTAGAGGCCACTCTGGGGGAGTTCGATCTGGCGCAGACCGTCGCTTTCGACGATGAGGAGCGGCAGGAGTACTATCTGGTCTGCGGTGGCCGGGCGCTGGTACATAACTACGCCGCCAACGTGTGGTACTACTATGACGATTTCCCAGCCCTCTGCATGGAGCGGATGGATGGTGAAGTCTACTTCGGGACGGCGGACGGGCGGCTGATGCACCTATCCACGCAGTACCGCAACGACGACCTCACGCCCATAGACGCATACTGGGAGAGCGGGGCGATGGCCTTCGGGAAGGACTGGGGGCGTAAGCACAGCAGTACCATGTGGGTCTCTATAAAGCCGGAGAGTCAGGCGCAACTCACAGTGACGGCACAGAGCAACTTAAAATCCAACTATGCGAGAAAGCTGGTGGCGTCGGGCCTGTCAAGCTTTGGAAACGTCAGTTTTTCGCGTTGGAGTTTTAGTACAAACCGCAAGCCTCAGGTGATACGGGTGCGGCTGAAGATCAAGAAATTTACCTACTATACCCTGATTTTTGAGAGCAGGTCCACCTCGGCCACAGCCACGGTGCTGGGGGTGGATATGCAGGTGAGATATATGGGAAATGTGAAATGA